From a single Eleginops maclovinus isolate JMC-PN-2008 ecotype Puerto Natales chromosome 18, JC_Emac_rtc_rv5, whole genome shotgun sequence genomic region:
- the tyr gene encoding LOW QUALITY PROTEIN: tyrosinase (The sequence of the model RefSeq protein was modified relative to this genomic sequence to represent the inferred CDS: inserted 1 base in 1 codon), with protein sequence MRNLYISVVLLQLIGTCLCQYPRPCANSEGLRTKECCPVWDGDGSACGAMSGRGFCTEVEVSEEPHGPQYPHSGIDDRERWPLAFFNRTCHCAGNYGGYNCGECRFGYWGSNCAEYRESVRRNILTMSPAEQQKFISYLNLAKNTINRDYVISTATRAEMGENGENPMFSDINSYDLFVWMHYYVSRDAFLGGPGNVWRDIDFAHESAAFLPWHRVYLLHWENEIRKLTGDFNFTIPYWDWRDAQTCEVCTDALMGGRSPLNPNLISPASVFSSWKVICTDPEEYNSREALCNATGEGPLLRNPGNHDRNRVPRLPTTADVDFTVGLSEYESGSMDRFANRSFRNVVEGFASPTSGMAVPGQSTMHNALHVFMNGSMSSVQGSANDPIFLLHHAFIDSIFERWLRTHQPLRTHYPRSNAPIGHNDGYYMVPFMPLXRNGDYFLSNKALGFEYAYLLDPGQRFVQEYLTPYLEQAQQIWQWLLGAGILGALIAAILAAVLIVARRKWKRNQRRKRVPSFGERQPLLQSSSEEGSSSYQTTL encoded by the exons ATGAGGAACTTGTACATATCTGTAGTTCTGCTGCAGCTCATCGGGACTTGTTTATGCCAATACCCTCGCCCTTGCGCCAACTCAGAGGGACTACGGACCAAAGAGTGTTGTCCGGTGTGGGATGGTGATGGCTCAGCTTGTGGTGCCATGTCAGGCCGTGGTTTCTGCACAGAGGTGGAGGTCTCCGAAGAGCCTCATGGGCCCCAGTACCCACACAGTGGGATTGACGACAGAGAGCGTTGGCCTTTAGCTTTCTTTAACCGGACTTGTCATTGTGCTGGAAACTATGGAGGTTATAATTGCGGCGAATGCAGGTTTGGTTACTGGGGTTCAAACTGTGCTGAGTACAGGGAGTCTGTGCGCAGGAACATCCTGACCATGTCACCGGCTGAGCAACAGAAGTTCATCTCTTATCTGAACCTGGCAAAGAATACCATCAACCGTGACTATGTGATCTCAACGGCAACAAGAGCAGAGATGGGTGAAAACGGTGAGAACCCCATGTTCTCTGACATCAACTCCTATGATCTGTTTGTGTGGATGCACTACTACGTGTCCCGGGATGCCTTCTTGGGAGGGCCAGGGAACGTGTGGAGAGACATTGACTTTGCCCATGAATCTGCTGCATTTCTACCCTGGCACCGAGTCTACCTGCTCCACTGGGAGAATGAGATAAGAAAGCTGACTGGAGATTTTAACTTCACCATTCCATACTGGGACTGGAGGGATGCCCAGACCTGTGAGGTATGCACCGACGCTCTGATGGGCGGCCGCAGCCCCCTCAATCCCAACCTCATCAGCCCTGCTTCAGTCTTCTCCTCATGGAAG gTGATCTGCACCGATCCCGAAGAGTACAACAGTAGAGAGGCCTTGTGTAACGCCACAGGAGAGGGTCCATTGCTGCGCAACCCAGGCAACCATGACCGCAACCGTGTGCCGAGACTCCCCACAACAGCTGATGTGGATTTCACTGTGGGCCTCTCTGAGTACGAGTCGGGATCCATGGACAGATTCGCCAATAGGAGCTTCAGAAACGTCGTAGAGG GCTTTGCCAGTCCGACGTCAGGTATGGCAGTGCCAGGCCAGAGCACCATGCACAACGCCTTGCATGTCTTCATGAACGGCTCCATGTCCTCAGTGCAGGGTTCAGCCAACGACCCCATATTCCTGCTGCACCATGCTTTTATTGACAG CATCTTTGAGCGCTGGCTCAGAACCCACCAGCCTCTCCGCACCCACTACCCACGTTCCAATGCCCCCATCGGCCACAATGATGGTTACTACATGGTGCCCTTCATGCCTC TTAGAAACGGAGACTACTTCCTGTCCAATAAGGCTCTAGGATTTGAGTATGCCTACCTGTTGGACCCTG GCCAGAGGTTTGTTCAGGAGTATCTGACGCCATACCTCGAGCAGGCCCAGCAAATCTGGCAGTGGCTGCTGGGAGCTGGGATCCTCGGGGCATTGATCGCTGCAATACTTGCTGCAGTGCTTATTGTTGCGAGAAGGAAGTGGAAGCGTaaccagaggaggaagagggtgCCGAGCTTTGGAGAGAGACAGCCATTACTGCAGAGCAGCTCAGAGGAAGGCTCATCTTCATATCAGACTACTCTCTAA